Proteins encoded by one window of Blautia faecicola:
- a CDS encoding ABC transporter permease, which translates to MLNMIKMDLYRMVRTKSMYVVWIVMAAAIFFSTSMSKLDIDTMNKEAEQQQTESIAETVKPETINMGMSVFLPTQPGEKVTVFDQVYANLQAKFVALFLVIFTVLFSSADIGSGYIKNIGGQVRSRRNLIFSKASVLFVYTTVTMLLYFIIQIIAQQMYFGYLEWGNGSELLRYFGIQILLHYALVLISMAIAVVLNSNVFSMTIVICLCMNTMIVLYGVINHLIQKAGVENFQILKYTVTGKIALLSMSPTNKECLTAVVIAAAFGIVVTLLTAWVFRKRDI; encoded by the coding sequence ATGCTTAATATGATAAAAATGGATCTGTACCGGATGGTCCGGACAAAAAGTATGTATGTGGTATGGATTGTGATGGCGGCAGCTATATTCTTCTCCACATCCATGTCGAAACTGGATATTGATACGATGAACAAGGAAGCGGAACAACAGCAGACAGAAAGCATTGCAGAAACAGTGAAACCAGAAACCATCAATATGGGAATGTCCGTATTCCTGCCGACACAGCCGGGAGAAAAAGTAACGGTCTTTGATCAGGTATATGCAAACCTGCAGGCGAAGTTTGTGGCGTTGTTTCTGGTGATTTTTACAGTGCTGTTTTCCAGTGCAGATATAGGAAGCGGTTATATTAAAAATATCGGCGGGCAGGTAAGGAGCCGGAGAAACCTGATCTTTTCCAAAGCTTCCGTGTTGTTTGTGTATACGACTGTTACCATGCTGCTTTATTTCATCATTCAGATTATTGCACAGCAGATGTACTTCGGATATCTGGAGTGGGGGAATGGAAGCGAGTTGCTGAGATACTTTGGTATTCAGATTTTGCTTCATTATGCACTGGTACTAATCAGTATGGCGATTGCGGTGGTTTTGAACAGCAACGTGTTCAGCATGACGATTGTTATCTGCCTGTGCATGAATACCATGATTGTCTTATACGGAGTGATCAATCATTTGATCCAGAAGGCAGGTGTGGAGAATTTCCAGATTTTGAAATATACAGTGACAGGAAAGATTGCACTTTTATCCATGTCACCGACCAATAAGGAATGCCTGACGGCAGTTGTGATTGCGGCGGCGTTCGGAATCGTGGTTACATTACTGACAGCATGGGTATTCAGAAAGAGAGATATCTAA
- a CDS encoding sensor histidine kinase — translation MIKLGFVLLIAVILVQGMLFWKYQRQVKDICRQLSFLMKHDSNMLITREMDFGGIGELADVLNEWLELKRREKKEYLKKEEMISDTYTNLSHDIRTPLTSLDGYFQLMETCEDQEEQRRYMKIIQERIGSLKEMLEELFTFTKLKNDSFHLEMSSCCINKILKDTIFSYYDEWTGRGIEPEIQITDKLLFMNGNEQGIQRIFQNIIKNGLDHGEKKISISLEEVENNIRIQIKNQVCHVEKINVDQVFERFYKADEARSKTSSGLGLSIAKELVLRMDGKISARIEGNEFCVEIVFPK, via the coding sequence ATGATAAAACTAGGGTTCGTGCTATTGATAGCAGTGATACTGGTACAAGGAATGTTATTTTGGAAATACCAGCGGCAGGTGAAAGACATCTGCCGCCAGTTGTCGTTTCTGATGAAGCACGACAGCAACATGCTGATTACCAGAGAAATGGATTTTGGAGGCATTGGTGAGTTGGCAGATGTTTTAAACGAATGGCTGGAACTGAAGCGAAGGGAAAAGAAGGAATACTTGAAGAAAGAGGAGATGATTTCGGATACATATACAAATCTCTCACATGATATCCGTACTCCTTTGACATCCCTTGACGGATATTTTCAGTTAATGGAAACCTGTGAAGACCAGGAAGAGCAGAGACGGTATATGAAGATCATACAGGAGAGAATCGGCAGCCTGAAAGAAATGCTGGAAGAATTATTTACTTTTACAAAACTTAAAAACGATTCTTTTCATCTGGAAATGTCATCCTGCTGTATCAACAAGATTTTGAAAGATACCATATTTTCCTACTACGATGAATGGACGGGCAGAGGAATTGAACCGGAGATACAGATTACAGATAAACTGCTGTTTATGAACGGAAATGAACAGGGAATCCAGAGAATTTTTCAGAATATCATAAAAAACGGACTGGATCACGGGGAGAAGAAAATCAGTATTTCACTGGAAGAAGTTGAAAACAACATCCGGATACAGATAAAAAATCAAGTATGTCATGTGGAAAAAATAAATGTAGATCAGGTGTTTGAACGGTTTTATAAAGCGGATGAAGCACGCAGTAAGACTTCCAGCGGTCTCGGCTTATCAATTGCGAAAGAGCTGGTACTTCGTATGGATGGGAAAATCAGCGCCCGGATAGAAGGGAATGAGTTCTGTGTGGAGATTGTGTTTCCAAAATAA
- a CDS encoding YccF domain-containing protein, protein MGCLGNVLWFVFGGAVSGLSWCLAGCLWCITVVGIPVGMQCFKFAALSFFPFGKEVQYGGGAGSFLLNIIWLIVSGLPLALEHLALGAALCVTIIGIPFGLQQFKLAKLALMPFGAEVY, encoded by the coding sequence ATGGGATGTCTGGGAAATGTGTTGTGGTTTGTGTTTGGCGGCGCAGTCAGCGGGCTGAGCTGGTGTCTGGCAGGCTGCCTTTGGTGTATTACCGTTGTGGGGATTCCGGTAGGGATGCAGTGCTTTAAATTTGCGGCGCTTAGTTTTTTCCCCTTTGGAAAAGAGGTGCAGTATGGTGGCGGAGCTGGTTCGTTCCTTTTGAATATCATCTGGCTGATCGTATCCGGTCTGCCTCTTGCACTGGAACATCTGGCGTTGGGTGCAGCTTTATGTGTGACGATTATCGGAATCCCGTTTGGTTTGCAGCAGTTTAAACTGGCGAAACTGGCATTGATGCCGTTTGGTGCGGAGGTGTATTAA
- a CDS encoding EcsC family protein, with amino-acid sequence MRLFDKRTPLQKEWEKLEVQEQRFLQKRSEKRESILNQKLEEKIPPKLQKTLDTAFAKAFALIFEKGTGVIEKTYQRAKLEQDYQVRQYTADVKQNSKSLLSFSKKARDTGTKNLLLSGASGIGMGVLGIGLPDIPVFTGMILRNIYETALQYGFSYESREEKYFILLLIQGAVSSGETLCEMDGKLNEFIRSGILPEEYQDKEQIEQTAGALSKELLYMKFLQGIPVVGAVGGAYDAVYMKRITEYAELKYRHRYLAGRKKAENKLLF; translated from the coding sequence ATGCGATTATTTGATAAAAGGACACCGCTTCAGAAGGAGTGGGAAAAGCTGGAAGTACAGGAGCAGAGATTCCTTCAGAAGCGTTCAGAGAAAAGGGAGAGCATTCTGAATCAGAAACTGGAGGAAAAGATACCGCCGAAACTTCAGAAAACATTGGATACCGCTTTTGCAAAGGCATTTGCTCTGATTTTCGAGAAAGGAACCGGGGTTATTGAAAAGACGTATCAGCGGGCAAAACTGGAGCAGGATTATCAGGTGCGGCAGTATACGGCGGATGTAAAACAGAATTCCAAATCCCTCCTCTCTTTTTCTAAAAAGGCAAGAGATACGGGAACGAAGAATTTGCTGCTATCCGGTGCGTCCGGAATCGGGATGGGCGTATTGGGAATCGGTCTGCCGGATATTCCGGTATTTACAGGGATGATTTTAAGGAATATTTACGAGACTGCTTTACAATACGGGTTCAGTTATGAAAGCAGAGAAGAAAAGTATTTTATCTTGCTGTTGATACAGGGAGCAGTATCCTCCGGTGAAACGCTTTGTGAGATGGATGGTAAACTGAATGAATTTATCAGAAGTGGAATACTGCCGGAAGAGTATCAGGATAAGGAGCAGATCGAACAAACAGCGGGAGCTTTGTCAAAAGAGCTTCTGTATATGAAGTTCTTACAGGGAATTCCGGTGGTTGGTGCTGTAGGCGGAGCTTATGATGCAGTCTACATGAAACGAATCACAGAGTATGCAGAACTTAAATACCGGCACAGGTATCTGGCGGGGCGGAAAAAGGCAGAGAATAAATTGTTGTTTTGA
- a CDS encoding RNA polymerase sigma factor, which produces MPGLDDSKIIELFYARSEQAIVELSQKYGSVCSKIANNILNNKLDAEECVNDAYLGAWNTIPPQNPNPLLTYISRIVRNLSIKKYHSNTSVKRNSFYDVALDELESCIPSGKTIESELDAKELSRIIDDFLDTLDKENRVMFVRRYWYSDSISDIAEKFQISSNDVSVRLFRIREKLKKYLKKEGVKI; this is translated from the coding sequence ATGCCAGGATTGGACGATAGCAAAATTATTGAGTTGTTTTATGCGCGCTCAGAACAAGCGATTGTGGAGCTGTCGCAAAAATATGGTTCTGTATGTAGCAAAATTGCAAATAATATCTTAAATAACAAACTTGATGCAGAAGAATGTGTTAATGACGCTTATTTAGGCGCATGGAATACAATACCGCCTCAGAATCCAAATCCATTGTTGACGTATATCAGTCGAATTGTTCGTAATCTGTCTATCAAAAAGTATCATTCCAATACATCTGTCAAGCGTAACAGTTTCTATGATGTTGCCTTAGATGAGTTGGAAAGTTGTATTCCATCGGGTAAGACGATTGAATCTGAACTAGACGCAAAAGAACTGTCACGCATTATTGATGATTTTCTTGATACATTGGACAAAGAGAATCGAGTTATGTTTGTGCGGCGTTATTGGTATTCAGATTCTATATCAGATATTGCGGAGAAGTTTCAGATAAGCAGCAACGATGTATCTGTTCGTCTTTTCAGGATTAGGGAAAAACTGAAGAAATATCTAAAGAAAGAGGGAGTGAAAATATGA
- a CDS encoding DUF4179 domain-containing protein: MTRRNISDAISNISNRYIEEAADFQIGKKGVRKHFIMRRAVAAAATIMLVFTMSVPALAAADYEPAYNLLYKVSPTIAQKLKPVRMSCEDNGIKFEVISAYVEGSEAKIFISAQDIDGDKIDETTDLFDSYSINTPFDCSSSCENISYDTKTKTATFLISISQWNEQDIIGEKITFRVREMLSNKQEYDMVLSDLDMNNISTAPETVTPTHIFGGSGTNYSEVENNFRALKATGILYSPVEGVDITAMGYVDGDLHIQVRYENVLKTDNHGYIYFQNNEGEKITCNANVEFSTDSEYQERYVEYIYDLSDIELAEYDAYGYFVTSDTLITGNWSVTFPLEMVSP, translated from the coding sequence ATGACAAGAAGAAATATCTCTGATGCGATTAGTAATATCAGTAATCGGTATATCGAAGAAGCTGCAGATTTTCAAATTGGGAAAAAGGGTGTAAGAAAACATTTCATTATGAGGAGAGCTGTTGCCGCTGCTGCTACAATTATGCTTGTCTTTACAATGTCTGTTCCGGCATTGGCAGCAGCTGACTATGAACCTGCTTACAATCTGCTCTACAAGGTATCTCCAACAATCGCCCAAAAGTTAAAGCCTGTTAGAATGTCTTGCGAGGATAATGGTATTAAGTTCGAGGTCATTTCGGCTTATGTTGAGGGTAGCGAAGCAAAGATTTTTATTTCTGCACAAGATATTGACGGAGATAAAATTGATGAAACAACAGATCTATTTGACAGCTATAGTATCAATACACCTTTTGATTGTAGCAGTTCATGCGAAAATATAAGTTACGATACCAAAACGAAAACCGCCACTTTCCTGATTTCTATATCGCAATGGAATGAGCAGGACATTATAGGTGAAAAAATCACCTTTCGTGTCAGAGAAATGTTGAGCAACAAACAGGAGTATGATATGGTATTATCTGATTTGGATATGAACAATATTAGCACTGCACCTGAAACAGTTACCCCAACTCACATTTTTGGTGGCAGTGGAACAAACTATAGTGAAGTCGAAAACAATTTCCGTGCATTGAAAGCAACAGGTATACTTTATTCTCCTGTTGAGGGTGTGGATATTACAGCTATGGGCTATGTAGACGGGGATCTGCATATACAAGTTAGATATGAAAACGTTTTGAAAACTGATAATCATGGTTATATTTATTTTCAAAATAATGAGGGTGAGAAAATCACTTGTAATGCAAATGTTGAATTTTCTACTGATAGTGAATATCAAGAGAGATATGTAGAGTATATTTACGATTTGTCAGATATTGAACTAGCTGAATATGATGCATATGGATATTTTGTGACGAGTGACACACTTATCACAGGAAATTGGAGTGTAACTTTCCCATTGGAAATGGTAAGTCCGTAA
- a CDS encoding cell division protein, producing the protein MLTLYTAVGTLKFQKTTGGKSIPLVINNGQEYGLSDDELLLWSCLAFQILTLHELQDAYTLRQIQKEDPKGLSFQHYLNRLSLRGLVVSGIGLTGVDALYRLLGSLTIIPLKDTFPIRLFGCIQLYLEGSICAKEFGRYLKNIPSSPMEDTILKLADKVSLTTAELVTSMEQEKVIHNESDIMDELYTEPETTYQTLVDDVQIHHTQYPVLQAIANLYLNKQITFHTC; encoded by the coding sequence ATGCTGACACTTTATACTGCTGTCGGAACCTTAAAATTTCAAAAAACGACAGGCGGAAAATCCATTCCTCTTGTAATCAACAATGGTCAAGAATATGGACTATCCGATGACGAACTGCTACTTTGGAGCTGTCTTGCTTTTCAGATTCTGACGCTCCATGAACTCCAGGATGCCTATACCCTGCGCCAGATACAGAAAGAAGATCCGAAAGGCTTATCCTTCCAACACTATCTAAACCGACTTTCCTTACGTGGTCTGGTTGTAAGCGGAATTGGACTGACAGGGGTGGATGCCTTATATCGCCTTCTCGGCAGTCTGACCATTATTCCCTTGAAGGATACCTTTCCCATCCGGCTCTTTGGTTGCATTCAGCTTTATCTGGAAGGAAGTATTTGTGCAAAAGAGTTTGGCAGATATTTAAAGAATATACCCTCTTCACCGATGGAAGATACCATTCTGAAGCTGGCTGATAAGGTATCCCTCACGACCGCTGAGCTTGTCACAAGTATGGAGCAGGAAAAAGTAATCCACAACGAATCGGATATTATGGATGAGTTATACACAGAACCGGAGACAACTTACCAAACACTTGTGGATGATGTCCAGATTCACCATACCCAGTATCCAGTGCTACAGGCTATTGCTAATTTGTACCTGAATAAACAAATCACATTTCATACATGTTAA
- a CDS encoding sigma-70 family RNA polymerase sigma factor: MTIPLNTAQKQLVETSMDLVPQMIRSMTRTSAYVSEEEQQELCQIGYLALCRAAARFDKDRPFLPYARTLIRHAIFDYWRETARDRSMLCSLQETPVEGESLSYQELFSYEDAQASQPETDTAQTLLLEHISRLGTGQCSTIQKGIASLWLQQQGYTSFDLARHYQVPANRVRAWQSKARKLLQQDDALYALLT, encoded by the coding sequence ATGACTATACCACTGAATACCGCTCAAAAACAACTGGTGGAAACATCCATGGATCTGGTGCCGCAAATGATCCGTTCCATGACACGAACCTCCGCCTATGTATCCGAGGAGGAACAGCAGGAATTATGCCAGATCGGTTATCTGGCTCTGTGCCGGGCGGCTGCCCGCTTTGATAAGGACAGACCTTTCCTGCCGTATGCCAGAACCCTTATCCGCCACGCCATCTTTGACTACTGGCGGGAAACTGCCCGTGACCGCTCCATGCTGTGTTCTCTTCAGGAAACTCCGGTGGAAGGGGAATCCCTCTCCTATCAGGAACTGTTCTCCTACGAAGATGCACAGGCATCACAGCCGGAAACGGATACCGCCCAGACACTGCTGCTGGAACATATCTCCCGGCTTGGTACCGGTCAGTGCTCCACCATCCAAAAGGGAATCGCTTCCCTTTGGCTGCAGCAGCAGGGCTATACCAGTTTTGACCTTGCAAGGCACTATCAAGTACCAGCCAATCGTGTACGGGCATGGCAGAGCAAAGCACGGAAACTATTACAGCAGGATGATGCACTCTATGCACTTCTGACTTAA
- a CDS encoding DUF3268 family zinc-finger domain-containing protein, producing MKKPKIIRCPYCGGTAILRDASFVYGTHSHGGQVYVCSHYPSCNSYVGVHPGTRTPKGTLANRELRQKRIQAHRIFDEIWKQGILSKAEAYRWVADKFCLTEKQAHIGQFSNYMCDQLIQASADVLKNNHIPCRLRAAS from the coding sequence ATGAAGAAACCAAAAATCATCCGCTGCCCTTACTGCGGCGGAACAGCAATATTAAGAGATGCATCCTTTGTATATGGAACGCATTCTCATGGCGGACAGGTTTATGTCTGCTCCCACTATCCATCCTGCAATTCCTATGTCGGCGTGCATCCGGGAACCAGAACTCCCAAAGGGACTCTTGCCAACCGGGAACTCCGGCAGAAACGGATTCAGGCACACCGGATCTTCGATGAGATCTGGAAACAGGGAATCCTGAGTAAAGCGGAAGCCTACCGATGGGTGGCAGACAAGTTCTGCCTGACAGAAAAGCAGGCACACATCGGACAGTTCAGCAATTATATGTGTGACCAGCTTATCCAGGCATCCGCAGATGTCCTGAAAAACAACCATATTCCCTGCCGCCTCCGGGCGGCCAGTTGA
- a CDS encoding VaFE repeat-containing surface-anchored protein, with protein sequence MLQTYKSYTRRTLAMLLAVLVAVGALFSGSFPVHAADGTISYKAGANIPYGSYFTSRMSFDGSNTAYCVEPLRKTPSSGSYSYDLLSQNSPLRKALYYLNGGYGYDKVVKDKYFSGWSDDNSYVIGHLVVAYIYAGNSADTGAFHGAPQSYIDKALEVASAIQGLPNPPEGFRAFIVPGQGSQTIAGSWYQVPNGWIELKKSSANGSVSDGNPNYSLKGAVYGIYQGEKLIQKLTTDENGYARSGELEEGDYTVKELSASKGYIVDTKAHKVTVKAEQTSAANVTEIPQNNPMDLVLEKLDAETKKASPQGAASLANTEFTVKFYTEQSDSDPAEAGKKPARTWVLKTDASGKMHFTKDYFISGDAFYYTSDGKTVCLPLGTVTVQESKAPAGYQLNPTIFVQKIEAEGNQETISVYQSSTAEESVIRGGVKIQKRDIETGKAKPQGSATLEGAVFTITTLNDNPVLVDGKSYTKDQVVLTLTTDKSGIAATAKDALPFGHYRVDETTAPSGYLNSGKISVEFDITEQGKIVELTAKDNSISNQVIRGDLEFVKIADGSQNRLANVPFKITSKTTGESHVIVTDANGYASTSSKWNKHTANTNRGESSEDGIWFGTSKPDDSKGALIYDTYTLAEQRCDSNKGMDLLTFEVKVYKDSVLIQVGTLTDDAIEIGTTALDAETGTHMSQPAKEVTIEDVVEYEGLKKGQKYKLTGTLMDKETGEPILVDEKPVISETEFTAKKSSGSVKVTFTFDATSLKGKTTVVFEELYQDEMQLAVHTDINDEDQTIYFPEIKTTAKDTDTNSNISCAKKEITLVDTVSFKGLVPNQKYEVTGTLMDKETKKPVEADGKPVTAKASFKPKESAGTVEVTFTFDASSLKGKTVVVFESLAYKDKEVAVHADIADEGQTIYFPEIKTTATDAASGTHYAKPEKELTLTDLVEYENLIPGKEYKLTGTLMNAETEKPFEVGGKAVTAETSFTPEELSGSVELSFTFDASALSGKTLVAFETLSYEEHKVAVHADIKDANQTIYFPEIKTTAKDGSDGDQDVSASKEATIVDTVTYHGLMPGSEYKVIGTLMNKETGEALLKDGKPVTAQAEFKAEKAGGSVEVTFTFDASALAGQDVVVFEKLYYTDGKTEHEIASHEDLKDEGQTVHMTELPKEPETPPVAPPVKTGDETPLLLYAGIAIAALAGASVLGIVYFKRKKKHQ encoded by the coding sequence ATGTTACAGACATACAAATCCTATACCAGACGGACGCTGGCTATGCTGCTGGCAGTCCTTGTCGCAGTCGGCGCATTGTTTTCCGGCAGTTTTCCGGTTCATGCAGCCGACGGCACCATCAGCTATAAGGCAGGTGCCAATATCCCTTACGGCAGCTATTTTACCTCCCGCATGAGTTTTGACGGGAGCAATACTGCTTACTGCGTGGAACCACTGAGGAAAACACCTTCCTCTGGTTCCTATTCCTATGACCTTTTAAGCCAGAACTCCCCGCTCAGAAAAGCTCTCTACTACTTAAACGGCGGCTACGGCTACGATAAAGTCGTCAAGGATAAATATTTCAGCGGCTGGAGTGATGACAACAGCTATGTCATCGGACATCTGGTTGTCGCTTACATCTATGCCGGCAATTCTGCTGACACCGGAGCCTTCCATGGCGCTCCGCAGTCCTATATTGATAAAGCACTGGAAGTAGCCAGTGCCATCCAGGGACTTCCGAACCCGCCGGAAGGCTTTCGGGCATTCATCGTTCCGGGACAGGGCAGCCAGACCATTGCCGGAAGCTGGTATCAGGTTCCAAACGGCTGGATCGAACTGAAAAAATCTTCTGCCAACGGAAGCGTATCGGACGGGAATCCGAATTACAGCTTAAAGGGTGCTGTGTATGGGATCTATCAGGGTGAGAAGCTCATCCAGAAACTGACCACCGATGAAAACGGGTATGCCAGATCCGGCGAACTGGAGGAAGGCGATTATACCGTAAAAGAGCTCTCTGCTTCCAAAGGCTACATTGTAGACACCAAAGCTCACAAAGTCACTGTAAAAGCAGAACAGACTTCTGCTGCAAACGTAACAGAGATTCCGCAGAATAATCCCATGGATCTGGTGCTTGAAAAGCTGGATGCTGAAACAAAGAAAGCCTCCCCACAGGGAGCAGCTTCCCTTGCAAACACAGAATTTACAGTCAAGTTCTATACCGAGCAGTCTGACAGCGATCCTGCAGAAGCTGGAAAGAAACCGGCACGTACCTGGGTATTAAAAACAGACGCTTCCGGAAAGATGCATTTTACGAAAGATTATTTTATAAGCGGCGATGCCTTCTATTATACAAGTGACGGCAAAACGGTCTGCCTTCCACTTGGTACTGTAACTGTACAGGAAAGCAAAGCCCCTGCGGGTTATCAGCTCAATCCAACTATTTTTGTACAAAAGATTGAAGCGGAGGGCAATCAGGAAACCATTTCCGTATACCAGTCTTCAACCGCAGAAGAATCCGTCATTCGTGGCGGAGTCAAAATCCAGAAACGTGACATCGAAACCGGAAAAGCAAAACCGCAGGGTTCTGCCACTTTGGAAGGTGCGGTCTTTACAATTACTACTTTAAATGACAATCCTGTACTGGTAGACGGGAAATCCTATACCAAAGATCAGGTGGTCCTTACCCTTACTACAGATAAATCCGGTATTGCTGCAACTGCAAAAGATGCTCTCCCATTCGGACATTACCGTGTGGATGAAACAACTGCACCTTCCGGTTATCTGAACAGCGGAAAGATCTCTGTAGAATTTGACATCACAGAACAGGGAAAAATCGTGGAACTGACTGCAAAAGACAATTCCATCTCCAATCAGGTCATCCGCGGGGATCTGGAATTTGTCAAGATTGCTGACGGCAGCCAGAACCGTCTAGCAAATGTGCCATTTAAGATCACTTCCAAAACAACAGGCGAAAGCCATGTGATTGTGACAGATGCCAACGGTTATGCCAGCACTTCCTCCAAATGGAACAAACATACCGCAAATACCAACCGGGGTGAGTCTTCGGAAGACGGCATCTGGTTCGGCACCTCCAAACCGGATGATTCCAAAGGTGCTCTCATTTACGATACTTACACTCTGGCGGAACAGCGTTGTGATTCCAACAAAGGCATGGATCTTTTAACCTTTGAAGTCAAGGTTTATAAGGATTCTGTTCTGATACAGGTTGGAACTCTGACCGATGATGCCATTGAGATCGGCACGACTGCTCTGGATGCCGAGACCGGTACACACATGAGCCAGCCGGCAAAAGAAGTGACCATTGAAGACGTTGTGGAATACGAAGGACTGAAAAAGGGCCAGAAATACAAACTGACCGGAACCTTAATGGATAAAGAAACCGGGGAACCAATCCTTGTGGATGAAAAACCGGTGATTTCTGAAACTGAATTTACTGCAAAGAAATCCTCCGGCTCCGTCAAAGTAACCTTTACCTTTGATGCAACTTCCTTAAAGGGCAAAACAACCGTAGTCTTCGAGGAATTATATCAGGATGAGATGCAGCTTGCAGTCCATACCGACATCAACGATGAAGACCAGACCATCTATTTCCCGGAAATCAAGACTACTGCGAAAGATACGGACACGAACTCCAATATTTCCTGTGCAAAGAAAGAAATCACGCTGGTGGATACGGTTTCCTTTAAGGGGCTGGTTCCTAACCAGAAATATGAAGTGACCGGAACTCTGATGGATAAAGAAACAAAGAAACCAGTCGAAGCAGACGGAAAACCGGTGACAGCAAAAGCATCCTTCAAGCCAAAAGAATCCGCTGGTACGGTAGAGGTTACCTTTACCTTTGATGCCAGCTCCTTAAAAGGGAAAACGGTAGTTGTCTTTGAATCCCTGGCTTACAAAGACAAGGAAGTTGCCGTACACGCAGACATTGCGGATGAAGGACAGACTATTTACTTCCCGGAAATCAAAACCACTGCAACAGATGCTGCTTCCGGCACACACTATGCAAAACCGGAAAAGGAACTGACGCTTACGGATCTGGTGGAATACGAAAACCTGATCCCAGGCAAAGAGTACAAACTGACAGGCACACTCATGAATGCGGAAACCGAAAAACCGTTCGAGGTGGGCGGAAAGGCTGTGACAGCGGAAACAAGCTTCACACCGGAAGAACTAAGTGGAAGTGTCGAGCTTTCCTTTACCTTTGATGCCTCTGCTCTCTCCGGTAAAACACTCGTTGCCTTTGAAACACTTAGCTATGAAGAACACAAAGTAGCGGTACATGCGGACATCAAGGATGCCAACCAGACCATCTACTTCCCGGAAATCAAAACCACAGCCAAAGACGGCAGTGACGGGGATCAGGATGTCTCTGCTTCCAAGGAAGCGACTATCGTAGATACGGTCACTTATCATGGTCTGATGCCTGGATCTGAGTACAAAGTCATCGGAACCCTGATGAATAAGGAAACCGGAGAGGCTTTGTTAAAAGACGGAAAACCAGTTACCGCTCAGGCAGAATTTAAAGCAGAAAAAGCTGGCGGCTCTGTGGAAGTTACCTTTACCTTCGACGCTTCTGCTCTTGCAGGACAGGATGTGGTTGTCTTTGAAAAGCTCTACTATACAGACGGAAAAACCGAGCATGAGATTGCTTCCCATGAGGATCTGAAGGATGAAGGTCAGACCGTACACATGACAGAGCTTCCGAAAGAACCGGAGACGCCTCCGGTAGCTCCGCCTGTAAAGACCGGCGATGAGACGCCGCTTCTCCTGTATGCCGGAATCGCCATAGCTGCACTTGCAGGTGCAAGTGTCCTGGGCATCGTTTACTTCAAACGCAAAAAGAAACATCAGTAA